The proteins below are encoded in one region of Pan paniscus chromosome 4, NHGRI_mPanPan1-v2.0_pri, whole genome shotgun sequence:
- the LOC100979972 gene encoding cytochrome c oxidase subunit 7C, mitochondrial, which produces MLGQSIRRFTTSVVRRSHYEEGPGKNLPFSVENKWSLLAKMCLYFGSAFATPFLVVRHQLLKT; this is translated from the exons ATGTTGGGCCAGAGCATCCGGAGGTTCACAACCTCTGTGGTCCGTAGGAGCCACTATGAGGAGGGCCCTGGGAAG AATTTGCCATTTTCAGTGGAAAACAAGTGGTCGTTACTAGCTAAGATGTGTTTGTACTTTGGATCTGCATTTGCTACACCCTTCCTTGTAGTAAGACACCAACTGCTTAAAACATAA